The stretch of DNA AGGATGCGACAAGACGCTATCGCCGAACGATGGAGCAGAGACGCGGAAGTCAATCTGAGCACTCTTAGAACCCGCAATAACGTAATAAACGAGTTCAACCAAGAAATGGGCCTCATTGCGAATGCTCTACCTACGCCTGATTTACTTAACGCGTATAGCGATGTCCAACGACAACTCGCTCGACTCACAGAAGTCGCGAATGCGAAGCCCTCAACGATCCTGGAGGCGGAACTGTACTACGACGCGACGTCACCTCTCCAGCGTCGACTACTCAATCGCGACAGTGAAGCACATCCCATAGATCCATCCTTAGCTCCTCTACGTATTGCAGATTCGAAGGAGCAGTACCGACAACCACTTGAAACGTGCTTTCAAGTTCTGGCAATGCGTCCGCTAGACCCTAAGCCTCGCTCGGCACTTCTTTACCTGGATTTCGTTGATGGCGACTTAGAACGCACCAAAGCGGTTATAGAACAACTGAGTGAATTCCATAAAAGCAATCCTGATGTATTGATTGTTCTAGGTGAGTTCGCAGCCAGCGACGCGAGGCTCGACGCTGCTGCCGACCTATGGAAAACGGTACTGGAGCTATCACCCGATCTTACCGACGAAGTGATTGAATTGGCGGCAGATTACGGACTTAAAAACTTTGACGCTATCCTTCCCTCAAATCCAATTGCCATGCGATTGGCTGCTCGCAGCATCCTTACTCGTCCAGACAAGTTGTATTGGGATGTCTTGCCGCAAACGCTCGATGGAGTTTCATGCCAAGAGTGCTCAAGTTCGCGAGAAGCATCTAGATGCCATTCTTTATCTGCCGACATTGCCTTCGCATTGGGTGAATTCGACCGTGCATTCGAAGAGTATGAAAAGTCGATACGACTGAGTGCGGACGATGTGGCATTGCGACTGAGGTATATCCGTCGTCTCGACAGAGTAGGGCGTCGAAACGATGCCAGAATTCAAGCCAGAATGGGGCGTCAAGCGATCCCGGGCGACGACCGTTTCAACGCTATTATCAGCGAAATGGCAAACGATGAGTAATACTGTGCCAGCGGAAGCGAAAACCTAGACGATGAAAATCTCCACTATTTTTTTGACGCTCTTGTTCGTACTGAGCCTAGCACTTGCGATCAAGAACATCGACATCGCCATCCCGTTTGTCGCAGGCAGTGCCGCAATCACGCTACCAATCCTTTTGCTCGGCAAGGCACGCGAGTGGAAAGGATATGTCTTGTTCATTTGTGGCTCGTTCTTCCTTACTTATTTATCAAGGATACCGGTCCTGGCCTTCATCCCTGAAGACTACGGGTTTTCGTCTCGAGAAACGTTAACAGAAACTATGCTCTCCGACACGGCGTACTCCATCGTCGCGCCGATGGCGTGCTGTATCTTAGGATTCTTTTTGCCTGTGATGGGTGGTGCCAGGATTCGATCTTTGCCTCCGGCCACCGATCAAGCAGCCCGTCAGAGCTTTGTGGTGAAGCAAGCTCACTTGATCGTGCTCTTGTCCTACGCCGTGCTGCTTTCCCGGACCATTCTCGCGGTGTTTTTTGGAGTGGGTGTTAAGCTGATCGAGAACAAAGCAACTCACCTTCAGTTCTTGACACAGTTGATTCCTGAAATGACTTGCGTTGGCTTTTGCACCTTGATAGTTGTCGTTTATCGCAAAAGCGTTCACAGAAACTTGGTCTATCTAGCGGGCGGATTCTTAATTCTTAACGCGTTGCTTACGATCTTGTTCGGATCCAAAGGTGGCGTATTGATGCTCGTCTTCTCCGTCGCAACGATCTTCCTAACACGGTTTCGCGACATGCCGATTAAGCGAGGTCGATTGGTGATGATCGTTCTCCCGACGATCCTAATTGTTGGCGCTAGCATCGTGACCGCGTCAACGATGCGGTGGGCGACACGAAAGCAATCTAACTTGAGCACTGGCGTTGCAAGGGGATGGGATCGCTTGGAAATCGGTTCCGAACTTAAGGATGGCTTGTTGATGGTGTCTAAACGGGCCAGCGCGTTTGATGCGGTGCGCATTGCCCAAATCCAGAGCCCCACCGGCGCGATGAACTCCTTCAATCCTTTCAATGTCGCCTTCAATTTGGTCGGACGACTCATTCCCGGCGTCAGTCCACGGTCGATGACCATTTCAAAAGCCGTAGCTATTTACTACTTCAATAAACCTGAGGGATTTGGCGCATCCCTAGGTCTATTCCCGACGCTCAAATTGATGTTCGGTAGGTATTCCCTGATCTCGATATTTCTCTACGGTCTATTAACCACGCTATTGTTCAGTCAAATCTGTCAGATTAGAGATCCCGATATCCGCACAACGATTCAGTACGTGTTCTTGTTTGCGACCACACGGATCATCATGTCGGGTGCCTTTGACCATCAACTATCGATCTGCATTGTTCAGATCGTTCATATTGTGGGCTTGGCTTATTTGCTTGCTCGATTCTCTCCTCGCGAGAAAAACTTTTCCAAACCAGAGTCTGCCGTTCACCTCAGTCCTCGGTTAGCTCGATGATCATCTTTTATAAACTGTGTCCAATGATTATTTATTCACAACTTGCTCATGACGGGTACGAGGTTCACGCATGAGCTTATTGCACCTGATGCTGCGTCTCGGGACGCGAAGTAAACAAGCCGTCGCGATGACGGTTGGCGGCCGAGTTCCCCTGCACATTGTGTCCGAATACCCGAAATCCGGTGGCACGTGGTTTTCGCAAATGCTTGCCGCATACTTGGACGTGCCACTGCCAAAGATGACGTACACCCCCTCGTTTCGAGAATGTGTGATTCATAACCATTGGGGATATTCCAGTCGCTACCAACGGCCCATCTATGTGCTACGTGATGGACGCGACTTGTGTGTTTCGATGTTCTTTCACTTAGTTCGCGTCACGGAAGGTAAGAAGCCTGCACTGTTGAAGTACGTCTATTCACGGATCCCCGATTGGGACGAACTCTCACGAGATGCAGAAGGACAGGTTTGCTTTAAGCCCGAATTTGTGGATCGCTGGATACAAAGCCCGATTGGTGTCAAAAGCACATGGGCACAGCATGTGGATCGTTGGTGGGGTCACGATGACGTTTGTTACGTCAAGTACGAAGATCTACTCGTCTCTCCCGAAGCTGTGCTGGAGCGGGCAGTTAAGTTTTGCACCGGACAAGACCACATCGACGCAGACAAACTACGGAAAGCGATCGACCAATTCAGCTTCGCCAAACAAACGGGTCGTCAACCAGGCCAGGAGGACACGTCCTCGTTCATCCGAAAAGGGATCGCTGGAGATTGGAAGAATCACTTTTGCGAGGAAAGCCGCAAGCGGTTCGAAACCTACGCGGGACAGACCTTGCGTGACCTAGGTTACGAAACTCAAACCAACTGGTGGCAAGAACTGGCGGAGACAGGCTCCTAAAGTCTCGTCTATTGATGAAGCCTCAAGACAAAGTTCGACGCGACACAATCCGAGGATTCGGCTGGAGCTTCGTGAGCCAATTTGGAGTTCAGTTTGCCAGATTAGCGACACTGATTGTGCTGGCGAGATTCTTTATTGGGCCTGCCGAATTTGGGCTGGTGAACATGTTTGTCGTGTTTACTGGCTTCTCTCAGATCCTGATCGACTTCGGCTTCACCAACGCGCTGATTCAAAAGCAGGACGCAACCCAACGAGATTATTCCAGCGTATTTTGGCTTAATCTCGCGATCTGCGTAGTCGTATCTTGTGGCCTGATGTTGGCGTCTCCGTGGATCGCGTCGTTTTACAATGCTCCTGCGTTAACGCCGATCGCGATGACCATGGCCCCGCTTTATGTGTTCTATGGTCTGACCTCACTCCAAAGAGTTCTCCTTCGAAAGAATCTCGATTTCCGGACGATTTCGATCATCGAAGTCGTTAGCGTTAGCGTTAGCGGTTTGCTCGCGTGTGGTGCTGCCGTCCTTGGATGGGGCGTATGGTCGCTCGTGGTGTTCTACCTCGCCACTCCGATCATGTCATCGCTGATCTACTGGCTTCAACCTGGATCTTGGAGACCCACGTTTGCGTTCTCGTTGGAATCGCTGAAGTCTCTTTCCAAATTCGGGCTGTCGATGCTGGGCAACAACAGCTTGAACTACTGGGCTCGCAACATCGACAAGGTTTTCATTGGCCGGTACTTGGGCGAAATACAACTCGGCTTCTACAACCAAGCGTATAGCCTAGTGCTGATCCCAGTGACAAATTTTTCAAATACGTTTGTGAGTGTCATGTTCCCGGCGTTTTCCAAAATGCAAAAGGACAACCACTACGTGTCCAAAATGTTCACATCGGTATCGCAAACGGTGCTGGCAGTGAACTTGCCAATCTTCCTATACCTGTCGATCGCGGCAAGAGATTTCGTTTTGATCTTATTGGGTAAGGAATGGGAACCGATCGTTGAACCGTTACGAGTGTTTGCCTTTATCGGTTTGTTTATCTCGATGCGAACCATTCACTCAAGTGTGTTCATGTCCCACAATCGAAATGGCACGCTTCTGAAGATCAACCTGGTATCTCGCACCTTGATGATTGTTGGTTACTTCTTCTTAGTCCAAAACGGAATCCAGGCAGTCGCCTACTGGCTCTTACTCAGCATCATTTTGTCGTTTGCCGCGACAGCCACATGCAGTTGCCAAATCCTTCAGTTCAGCCTTCGGTCATTCATCGCCGCGCATTCGAAGATTTTCATTTCGGCACTCGCGGCCTACGTGATGACTTCGTGGCTGTACGCTTCGCTGTGGCAGTCTCAACAGCGACTGCTGGTTCTCATTTCCTGCCAGATCGTCTTCATCGCGATCTACCTGATCGGTGCAATAGTGACCAAGGAACCGATCATCGCTGCATTGATACGGCAGGTTCGCAAAAAATTTTCTGGCCGTACCGCCAAGAGGCAGCCGGACGCATGACCCCCATTCTTGACCGCCCAGTCTTTGTTGTTGGAGTCCCTAGATCGGGCACGACAGTGATGAGCACGCTGTTGTCGTCTTCACCAACCATTTGCATTGCTCCAGAAATATGGTTCTTCAACTACTGGATGCAAAAGTATGATTTCTTGGACCTTTCCGACAGGAATAGCTACACGTTCTTCGTCGACCAATTTCTTGCGTCAAAACGTTTCCGCTACCTGGAACTGGACGCTCAACCCATTCGAGACCAACTTATCAACAGCGATGTCCAAAGCTTTCAATCTGTGTTCTCGACAGTGCTGACTCACTACGCCGACAAGTTCGCTAAGTCGCGAGTAGGCGAGAAAACCCCCGGACAATTTCAAAGCATCGAGAAGATCATCGAGTTGTATCCGGATGCTAAGATTGTGTGTATGGTCCGCGACCCTTACGCGGTTGCGGCATCGACAATCAATTCAGAGTTCGGATCCAATCACGTTTTGGATTCAGCGATACGTTGGAAGCGATACTCCAGAATCCTTAGCGAACGCTCCCATGAGAATTGCATTTGCATTGTTCGCTATGAAGACTTGGTGTTGCAATTTGAACGCGAGATTCCACGAGTGGCCACGTTCCTTGACATAGAACTCGATCCCGCCATTGCGAAGACAAGCCGGGATGGAAATTACGCGGTCGGTGATCGTGGTGAAGGCTGGGCCAAGGATCACTTCCAAAAGGCGTTTAACGCATTGAACCCGCAGAGCATCGACAAATGGAAAACCCATTTGTCGCTTGAACAAAAGCGAGTCATCCGGTGTCAGATTGCCGACGAGATGTCCCACTGGGGCTACGCGGCTCATGAAGACGAAGGTCCTCAGTGCGAGTCTACCGCCCGAAAAGCGATGCGGCGCTGGAAGTCCAAAATGAAGGCCCTCTCTCGACCATCGCTATTGCTTTCCAAATCACGAACCTACAACCGCCTCACCTATCGCCTGTTCGGTAAAGTCATGGAGCGGAATTGATGAGTAAAGCCCTTACCGATTGGAAACTTAACCATCCTGGGCGGATTCCTGGTCCGGTGCGATCAATGGTTCAAATGGGCCTTCGAGCCACTAGCTACTGGCGACCGCTGCCGTCCTTCCTTGTGATTGGTTTTCAAAAGTGCTCGACAACGTCGCTGTACAGCCATTTGGCTCTTCATCCCCAAGTTCAGGTTTCTCATCGCAAGGAAATTGACTACTTCGGTTGCGACACGGGCCAGGACCTCGCTTGGTACAGGTCTCACTTTCCGATGCGGCGATCTAAAACGATTGCGATTGGTGAAGCAAGCACGATGTACGCTTACATGCCGCAAGCCCCTGCTGAAGCGAAACTCCAGAATCCTAAATTCAAGTTGATCGCTGTCCTTAGAGATCCGGTTAAACGAACCATCTCGCACTATCATCATCGGAGAAAGTGGGGCTTAGAAGAACGAACGATTGACCAGGCAATCGAAGATGCATTTCATGACTTCGACAAGGACATAGCAACATGGCAGGATGCGGCACGCCCCGACGCGGACCCGAGTCGCCCCTATCGTGAGCCTAAAGCGTCGTACCTGATCCGCAGCATGTACTCGCTACAGATTGAAAACTGGAAGAAACTATTTGCCCCCGAACAATTACTGTTAATCCAGGCTGAAGATTTCTGGAGTCGATCCGAGGACGTCTTTCACGAGGTTGAATCATTCCTTGGCATTGATCATCACGGCATTCGCAACAACAAGGTTTTTAACCAAGGGGCCTATCAAAAGGGCAAACCGGATTCCAACCTTAGTGCCATCCAGAATCGCTTGACCAAACACTTTCAAGGTGAGTATCAGTGGTGCCGCGAGCAAGGGCTGACCTTTTCTAACGACACCACATCAGATCAAGAAAATGAGTGAGCGGCACACCATCGCAACGGAATCGGCCGATGTTGCGTCTGACGTTTCTGGAGCTCAACTTGATGCTCAAGCCAATCGCAAGGCTCGCAAGTATGCCGGTGGTGAGATCGCGGCGCGCATCATGTGGGGACTCGTTTACCCGATCTTTCGCTGCAGTCCTCGAATCCTTTTTGGTTGGCGGCGATTCATCCTTAGGTGTCTTGGTGCCAAGATTGGAAAGAACGTCCACATCTACAACAGTGCCCGAATCTTCTATCCGTGGAAGTTAGAGATGGGCGACTACGCTACCATCGGCGAACATGCCGAGATTTACAACTTGGGAATGGTGACCATTCAAAGTCGTGCAACCGTATCACAACGTGCTCACCTTTGCGCAGGCTCACACGACTACAACGACCCCGCTCTTCCTTTGCTTCGACTACCGATTACGATCGGCGAGGACAGTTGGATTTGCGCCGATGCCTTTGTGGGCCCAAACGTCACAGTGGGCAAAGGCGCCATCGTTGGTGCTAGAGCGGTCGTGATGTCGGACGTTGAACCATGGAACATCGTCTCGGGAAACCCAGCCAAGTTCATAAAGCTTCGTGAACTCCAAAATGAGCCAAACCGAAAAGAGACCGGCGAATGACGTCAATCTTCATTTTGACAAAAGACGAGGAAATCAACATTGAACAGTGCATCCAATCTGTTGCATGGTCAGACGACATTGTCGTGCTTGACTCTTACAGCTCAGATCGGACCACAGAGATTGCGCAGGATCTTGGTGCAAGAGTCGTCCAGCGGAAGTTTGACAATTGGAGCGCTCATCAGAACTGGGCCGTACAGAACATCGAATTTAAGAACCCGTGGGTGTTCTATCTAGACGCCGATGAAGCGTTCGACGACGAGCTAACGGGCGAATTGCAAGTCGAGCCTGCAGCAAACGTTGCTGCATTCAAGGTTCGCCGAAAAGATTACTTGATGGGAACATGGCTGAAGCGATCGCAGTTTTATCCGACTTGGTTCGTTCGCTACTTTCGCCCTGAAAAGATCAAGTATGAACGCTTGGCGCATCCTATCGCCATCGTCGATGGCAACGTCGAAGCACTGGCCGGGCACATTCTGCATAAACCTTTCAGTCACGGAATGCACCAATGGTTTGACAAGCACAATCGCTATAGCGACTTTGAAGCTCAAGAACTACTCGAAGAAGTCCTTGGCGACATTCACTGGAAACCAATCTTTTCGAAAGATCACAACGAACGCCGACGCGCATTGAAACGCCTTGCCTATCGCATTCCCTGCCGTCCTACGATCTTGTACTGGTACCTCATGATCGTCCGACTTGGATTCTTGGATGGTAAAGCGGGCAGGTCGTACGCTTCGCTTCGACATCTCTACGAAAC from Rubripirellula amarantea encodes:
- a CDS encoding sulfotransferase domain-containing protein, which produces MSLLHLMLRLGTRSKQAVAMTVGGRVPLHIVSEYPKSGGTWFSQMLAAYLDVPLPKMTYTPSFRECVIHNHWGYSSRYQRPIYVLRDGRDLCVSMFFHLVRVTEGKKPALLKYVYSRIPDWDELSRDAEGQVCFKPEFVDRWIQSPIGVKSTWAQHVDRWWGHDDVCYVKYEDLLVSPEAVLERAVKFCTGQDHIDADKLRKAIDQFSFAKQTGRQPGQEDTSSFIRKGIAGDWKNHFCEESRKRFETYAGQTLRDLGYETQTNWWQELAETGS
- a CDS encoding lipopolysaccharide biosynthesis protein, whose translation is MKPQDKVRRDTIRGFGWSFVSQFGVQFARLATLIVLARFFIGPAEFGLVNMFVVFTGFSQILIDFGFTNALIQKQDATQRDYSSVFWLNLAICVVVSCGLMLASPWIASFYNAPALTPIAMTMAPLYVFYGLTSLQRVLLRKNLDFRTISIIEVVSVSVSGLLACGAAVLGWGVWSLVVFYLATPIMSSLIYWLQPGSWRPTFAFSLESLKSLSKFGLSMLGNNSLNYWARNIDKVFIGRYLGEIQLGFYNQAYSLVLIPVTNFSNTFVSVMFPAFSKMQKDNHYVSKMFTSVSQTVLAVNLPIFLYLSIAARDFVLILLGKEWEPIVEPLRVFAFIGLFISMRTIHSSVFMSHNRNGTLLKINLVSRTLMIVGYFFLVQNGIQAVAYWLLLSIILSFAATATCSCQILQFSLRSFIAAHSKIFISALAAYVMTSWLYASLWQSQQRLLVLISCQIVFIAIYLIGAIVTKEPIIAALIRQVRKKFSGRTAKRQPDA
- a CDS encoding sulfotransferase family protein, translating into MTPILDRPVFVVGVPRSGTTVMSTLLSSSPTICIAPEIWFFNYWMQKYDFLDLSDRNSYTFFVDQFLASKRFRYLELDAQPIRDQLINSDVQSFQSVFSTVLTHYADKFAKSRVGEKTPGQFQSIEKIIELYPDAKIVCMVRDPYAVAASTINSEFGSNHVLDSAIRWKRYSRILSERSHENCICIVRYEDLVLQFEREIPRVATFLDIELDPAIAKTSRDGNYAVGDRGEGWAKDHFQKAFNALNPQSIDKWKTHLSLEQKRVIRCQIADEMSHWGYAAHEDEGPQCESTARKAMRRWKSKMKALSRPSLLLSKSRTYNRLTYRLFGKVMERN
- a CDS encoding sulfotransferase domain-containing protein — encoded protein: MSKALTDWKLNHPGRIPGPVRSMVQMGLRATSYWRPLPSFLVIGFQKCSTTSLYSHLALHPQVQVSHRKEIDYFGCDTGQDLAWYRSHFPMRRSKTIAIGEASTMYAYMPQAPAEAKLQNPKFKLIAVLRDPVKRTISHYHHRRKWGLEERTIDQAIEDAFHDFDKDIATWQDAARPDADPSRPYREPKASYLIRSMYSLQIENWKKLFAPEQLLLIQAEDFWSRSEDVFHEVESFLGIDHHGIRNNKVFNQGAYQKGKPDSNLSAIQNRLTKHFQGEYQWCREQGLTFSNDTTSDQENE
- a CDS encoding LbetaH domain-containing protein, with product MSERHTIATESADVASDVSGAQLDAQANRKARKYAGGEIAARIMWGLVYPIFRCSPRILFGWRRFILRCLGAKIGKNVHIYNSARIFYPWKLEMGDYATIGEHAEIYNLGMVTIQSRATVSQRAHLCAGSHDYNDPALPLLRLPITIGEDSWICADAFVGPNVTVGKGAIVGARAVVMSDVEPWNIVSGNPAKFIKLRELQNEPNRKETGE
- a CDS encoding glycosyltransferase family 2 protein, with protein sequence MTSIFILTKDEEINIEQCIQSVAWSDDIVVLDSYSSDRTTEIAQDLGARVVQRKFDNWSAHQNWAVQNIEFKNPWVFYLDADEAFDDELTGELQVEPAANVAAFKVRRKDYLMGTWLKRSQFYPTWFVRYFRPEKIKYERLAHPIAIVDGNVEALAGHILHKPFSHGMHQWFDKHNRYSDFEAQELLEEVLGDIHWKPIFSKDHNERRRALKRLAYRIPCRPTILYWYLMIVRLGFLDGKAGRSYASLRHLYETMIDAKVMEAKYLKRLESEGDSQVRHTL